The genomic segment TTCTTGTTGCGCTTGGCCTCGCTCAATTCCGGAATGACGGAAATCGTTTTTTCCTTGTCTTCCTCTTTTATTTCCGATATTACGCCATCAACATGGCAGACAACGGCCGGATTTTTTGGAGTTCTTTTTTCAAACAATTCTTCAACACGGGGCAAACCTTGGGTGATGTCGCCACCGATAGACGCCGTGCCTCCCGCGTGGAAAGTACGCATCGTAAGCTGTGTTCCCGGTTCCCCGATAGCTTGTCCGGCCACGGTTCCCACCGCCTCTCCAAGTCCGACAATGCGGTTATTTCCGAGATCCGCGCCGTAACAGAGAACGCAAACACCCTGCGTGGCTTTGCAAGAAAGAGGCGAACGGACTGAAACCTCCAAGACCCCTTCTTCCTGCAATTTAACCGAATCGCTCTTTGACAAAAGATGCCCTTTTGTGAAAATAACCCGTCCTTCGGCAGTCACAACATCTTCGGAAAGTATTCTGCCACGGATGTTTTTTACCATATTGTTGTCAACGCCGGAAATTTCTGATTTCTTTATTTTGACAAAATCTCGGGCTTTGCAGTCGTGGTCCGTTATTATGACATCTTGAGCCACGACGAAAAGTTTTCTGGTCAAGTATCCGGCCTTGGCGGTGTTTAGAGCGGTATCGGTCAGACCTTTTCTTGAACCGTGGGTAGTGATGAAATATTCAATCGGGGTAAGTCCCTCTTTCATGGAAGACAGTATTGGAAATTCAATGGTCTCGCCGGCCGTATTTTGAATAAGACCCTTCATTCCGGCCATCTGGGTTATCTGTGAAAAAGAACCTCTGGCGCCCGAGTACACCATATCGTATACGGAAGATTTGGAGGAAAGAGTGGCAGGCATGAGTTTTTCCACTTCGTTTTTGGCGCCGTGCCATATTTCAATATTCTTCCTGTATCTCTCGTCTGACGACAGAAGTCCATCGTTGTACTGGCCTTCCACTTCGGCGCTTTTATCTTTAGCCCTTTTTATAACCTCTCCTTTTTCTTCCGGAATGCGCACGTCGTCAATGCCCCAGGTGATGCCCGAATAAGTGGCGAATTTAAATCCAAACGCCTTTATTCTGTCCATTATGTTCGGGATTTTCTCTATACCGTAAATACCGATAAGCTCGTCAACCATGTGGGTCATTTTCTTTCTTTCAATTTCGTAATTTTGGTACGGATAATCGTCGGGCAAAACTCCGTTGAAAAGAATTCGCCCCACGGATGTCTCAAAAATTTTGTCGCCGAATTCTTTGTATTTGGGACGGTCGCTGCCCAAGACCTTTATGTTTGCCCTGAAGTCCACTTCGCCAAAATCAAAAGCGGTTACGGCATGGTTGGGTGAAGCAAAAATCTTGCCCTCGCCCTTGCTACCCGGCATTATTTTTGTCATCCAGTAGCACCCGAGCACGATGTCAAGCATCTTTCCTGAAATTATAGGATCTCCCGAGCCCGGCTTCAAAATGTTTTTGTCCGAAGCCATTATGTTTTTGGCTTCCAGTTGGGCCTCTTCGGACAGCGGAACGTGAACAGCCATTTGGTCTCCGTCAAAGTCGGCGTTAAAGGCGGTGCAGACAAGAGGGTGCACTTGTATGGCGCTTCCTTCAATCAGTATCGGTTTGAATGCTTGAATACCGAGGCGGTGTAAAGTGGGCGCGCGGTTTAGAAGAACGTATTTGTCTTTTATGACCTCCTCCAAAATAGCCCAGACCTCCGGAGCGTCTTCGTCTATAAGTTTACCGGCGCCTCTGATATTGAAAGCCAATTCCCTTTTCAAAAGTCCGGAAATGACAAAAGGTCTAAAAAGTTCAAGGGCCATGTGTTTGGGAAGGCCGCATTCGTTGAGCTTAAGGTCCGGACCGACGACGATAACCGAACGTCCGGAATAGTCAACGCGTTTGCCCAGAAGATTTTGCCTGAAGAGTCCCCTTTTGCCCTTCAAGTTGTCTGACAGAGATTTCAGGGTGCGAGTTCGCGACTGGGAAAGGGCGCTTTGCGAAGAAGCCCCGTGCCTTATGGAGTTGTCAATCAAAGAGTCAACGGCTTCCTGCAAAATTCTTTTTTCATTTCTCAAGATGACATCGGGGGCGTTTATATCTTTGAGTTTTTTAAGACGGTTGTTTCTGTTTATAACACGGCGATAAAGATCGTTCACGTCTGAAGTGGCGTATCGTCCGCCATCGAGGGGCACCATAGGACGAAGAGCCGGCGGAATAACGGGGATAGTGGAAAAGAACATCCATTCCGGCCTTATGCCTGACTTTATCATGGAACGGACAAGAGAGAGTCGTTTGTTCAGTTTGTCTTTTTCAAGCGAGCTGGCTTTTTCAAAAGCATTTTTCATTTCCTCTTCCAACTTGTTCAAATCCAAAGCTCGGCAGATTTCGTAAATCGCCTCGGCGCCTATTCCGGCTTCAAATAGAGCTCCGTACTTCAGAGAATAATTATGATACTGGATTTCATCCAAAACAACGCCGGGGTAAATATTTTCAATTTCGTGTTTGGCTGAAAGAAGTTTTTCTTTCAAGGCCTCTTTTGACCTTTCGTCAGCCATGGACTTTAATTTTGTTTTGTATTCCGCGGCTATTTCTTTCAAGACCCTGTCTTTTTCTTCCGGAATGACTTTAGTAACGATATATCCGGCAAAGTATATGACTTTTTCCAAATCGGGCGTTGACATACCGAGAATAAGCCCGAGACGCGAAGGCATACTGCGCAAAAACCATATATGGGCGACGGGCGTAGCCAAATCTATATGTCCCATTCTTTCTCTGCGCACTATTGAACGAGTGAGTTCAACTCCGCACTTTTCGCAAACAATTCCCTTGTAGCGAACGCCTCGGTATTTACCGCAGTAACATTCCCAATCCCTGTCAGGCCCGAAAATTTTCTCGTCAAACAAACCGTTCTTTTCGCTTCTTTGAGTTCGGTAATTTATGGTTTCCGGTTTTGTGACTTCCCCGTACGACCAGCTTTTTATTCTGTCAGGTGAAGCGATTTTGAGAAGTATTGATTTGA from the bacterium genome contains:
- the rpoC gene encoding DNA-directed RNA polymerase subunit beta', encoding MTNINNFKSILLKIASPDRIKSWSYGEVTKPETINYRTQRSEKNGLFDEKIFGPDRDWECYCGKYRGVRYKGIVCEKCGVELTRSIVRRERMGHIDLATPVAHIWFLRSMPSRLGLILGMSTPDLEKVIYFAGYIVTKVIPEEKDRVLKEIAAEYKTKLKSMADERSKEALKEKLLSAKHEIENIYPGVVLDEIQYHNYSLKYGALFEAGIGAEAIYEICRALDLNKLEEEMKNAFEKASSLEKDKLNKRLSLVRSMIKSGIRPEWMFFSTIPVIPPALRPMVPLDGGRYATSDVNDLYRRVINRNNRLKKLKDINAPDVILRNEKRILQEAVDSLIDNSIRHGASSQSALSQSRTRTLKSLSDNLKGKRGLFRQNLLGKRVDYSGRSVIVVGPDLKLNECGLPKHMALELFRPFVISGLLKRELAFNIRGAGKLIDEDAPEVWAILEEVIKDKYVLLNRAPTLHRLGIQAFKPILIEGSAIQVHPLVCTAFNADFDGDQMAVHVPLSEEAQLEAKNIMASDKNILKPGSGDPIISGKMLDIVLGCYWMTKIMPGSKGEGKIFASPNHAVTAFDFGEVDFRANIKVLGSDRPKYKEFGDKIFETSVGRILFNGVLPDDYPYQNYEIERKKMTHMVDELIGIYGIEKIPNIMDRIKAFGFKFATYSGITWGIDDVRIPEEKGEVIKRAKDKSAEVEGQYNDGLLSSDERYRKNIEIWHGAKNEVEKLMPATLSSKSSVYDMVYSGARGSFSQITQMAGMKGLIQNTAGETIEFPILSSMKEGLTPIEYFITTHGSRKGLTDTALNTAKAGYLTRKLFVVAQDVIITDHDCKARDFVKIKKSEISGVDNNMVKNIRGRILSEDVVTAEGRVIFTKGHLLSKSDSVKLQEEGVLEVSVRSPLSCKATQGVCVLCYGADLGNNRIVGLGEAVGTVAGQAIGEPGTQLTMRTFHAGGTASIGGDITQGLPRVEELFEKRTPKNPAVVCHVDGVISEIKEEDKEKTISVIPELSEAKRNKKGSIEYVVNYNRMPLVRVGEKVKKGQILTDGSVDIDELFKYAGKDKTQDYIIHEVTKPYELQGETVSRKHIEVIVRQMFGRRKVVSVGGTSLSVGDVVDFAVLEAENARVAEKGLEEAKAVNLVMGISEVSLSRKSFLSAASFQHTTRVLINSAIRGHVDNLQGLMENVIIGRLIPAGTGFKGGPKEKIVKLTADQTADNS